In one window of Corynebacterium mycetoides DNA:
- the prfA gene encoding peptide chain release factor 1, with translation MAGDVSIVDDYVSEYEGIQAQMGDPDVAGDAEQFRKLSKRYAELQPIINVYNQLSEVRENYEAASEMAHEDKEFAEEAARLEGDIARLEEELADLLAPRDEHDGDDIIMEIKAGAGGEEAALFAGDLARMYQKYCEKHGLTWEVLDIAESDLGGAKDMTVAVKSKTPSRDGAWSKLKFEGGVHRVQRVPVTESQGRIQTSAAGVYVFPEAEEVASVDIDEKDLRIDVYRSSGKGGQGVNTTDSAVRITHLPTNIVVTCQNERSQIQNRARAMQVLQARLDQLEREKAEAEAAEGRASQVRTMDRSERIRTYNWPENRISDHRINYKSNNLDSVLDGNMDDLIAALQKHERQERLEAE, from the coding sequence ATGGCGGGCGATGTTTCGATCGTTGACGACTACGTCTCCGAGTACGAGGGCATCCAGGCCCAGATGGGCGACCCGGATGTGGCCGGCGACGCGGAGCAGTTCCGCAAGTTGTCGAAGCGCTACGCCGAGCTCCAGCCCATCATCAACGTGTACAACCAGCTCAGCGAGGTCCGAGAGAACTACGAGGCGGCCTCCGAGATGGCGCACGAGGACAAGGAGTTCGCCGAGGAGGCGGCCCGCCTCGAGGGTGACATTGCGCGCCTGGAGGAGGAGCTGGCGGACCTGCTCGCCCCGCGCGACGAGCACGACGGCGATGACATCATCATGGAGATCAAGGCCGGCGCCGGCGGCGAGGAGGCGGCACTGTTCGCGGGCGACCTCGCGCGCATGTACCAGAAGTACTGCGAGAAGCACGGCCTGACCTGGGAGGTCCTGGACATCGCCGAGTCGGATCTCGGCGGCGCGAAGGACATGACGGTGGCGGTGAAGTCCAAGACGCCGTCGCGCGACGGCGCGTGGTCCAAGCTGAAGTTCGAGGGCGGGGTCCACCGCGTCCAGCGCGTGCCCGTCACGGAGTCGCAGGGCCGCATCCAGACCTCGGCGGCGGGCGTGTACGTCTTCCCTGAGGCCGAGGAGGTCGCGTCCGTGGACATCGACGAGAAGGACTTGCGTATCGACGTCTACCGCTCCTCCGGCAAGGGCGGCCAGGGCGTCAACACCACCGACTCCGCGGTGCGCATCACGCACCTGCCGACAAATATCGTTGTGACCTGCCAGAACGAGCGCTCCCAGATCCAGAACCGCGCGCGTGCGATGCAGGTGCTCCAGGCCCGCCTGGACCAGCTGGAGCGCGAAAAGGCGGAGGCCGAGGCGGCCGAGGGTCGCGCGTCCCAGGTGCGCACGATGGACCGCTCCGAGCGCATCCGCACGTACAACTGGCCAGAGAACCGCATCTCGGACCACCGGATCAACTACAAGTCGAACAACCTCGACTCGGTGCTCGACGGCAACATGGACGACCTCATCGCCGCCCTGCAGAAGCACGAGCGCCAGGAGCGCCTTGAGGCCGAATAA
- the prmC gene encoding peptide chain release factor N(5)-glutamine methyltransferase, producing the protein MRPNKTRHLVARAAEILRDAGVDTPEVDARELAAFLLDVAPLAVFATDPPEGFEADYAAAVARRATREPLQHITGAAYFGPLELSVGPGVFVPRPETEVLADWAVRVLEGVDKPIVVDLGTGSGALAIFIAHARADASVTAVDLSPAARRYAASNAVRNGVGLTVVEGDMTDPGLLAHLSGTVNLVVANPPYVPETPDLSPEVYFDPHEAVFSGADGMEAIRGLVPVAARLLAPGGRLGIEHDDSTSRAVADEVRAHGAFGPPDVLDDLTGRARFVTASKVNR; encoded by the coding sequence TTGAGGCCGAATAAGACCCGGCACCTTGTCGCCCGCGCCGCCGAGATTCTCCGCGACGCGGGCGTCGACACGCCCGAGGTCGACGCCCGCGAGCTGGCGGCTTTTCTTCTCGACGTCGCGCCGCTCGCCGTCTTCGCCACCGATCCGCCGGAGGGTTTCGAGGCCGATTACGCCGCGGCCGTCGCCCGACGTGCCACCCGCGAGCCGCTGCAGCACATCACCGGCGCAGCCTATTTCGGCCCGCTCGAGCTGTCGGTGGGCCCGGGGGTGTTCGTGCCGCGCCCCGAGACGGAGGTTCTCGCGGATTGGGCGGTGCGCGTGCTCGAGGGCGTCGACAAGCCCATCGTGGTTGATCTGGGGACCGGGTCGGGGGCACTCGCCATCTTCATCGCGCACGCGCGTGCCGACGCCTCCGTGACCGCCGTCGACCTGTCACCCGCCGCGCGCCGGTACGCGGCGTCCAACGCCGTGCGCAACGGCGTGGGTCTCACGGTGGTCGAAGGCGACATGACCGACCCCGGCCTGCTGGCGCACCTGTCGGGGACCGTGAACCTCGTGGTGGCCAATCCGCCGTATGTGCCCGAAACGCCGGACCTGAGTCCGGAGGTGTACTTCGACCCGCACGAGGCAGTGTTCTCCGGGGCGGACGGGATGGAAGCGATCCGCGGGCTCGTGCCCGTTGCCGCGCGCCTCCTGGCTCCCGGGGGCCGTCTCGGCATCGAGCACGACGACTCCACCTCGCGTGCTGTGGCGGACGAGGTTCGCGCGCACGGGGCTTTTGGCCCGCCGGATGTGCTCGACGACCTCACCGGCAGGGCGCGGTTTGTCACCGCGAGTAAAGTGAACCGGTAA
- a CDS encoding L-threonylcarbamoyladenylate synthase has product MASTTYDCLADEGRAEGIAAAVDAIRAGQCVVLPTDTVYGIGCDAFNNDAVAKLLATKRRGPDMPVPVLVGSWSTIQGLVREFSDTAKTLVEAFWPGGLSIVVPEAPSLPWNLGDTRGTVLLRMPNQPLAIELLREVGPMAVSSANLTGHEPPVTTSAARQQFGNAVPIYLDGGRATVGEPSTIIDISGPAPVILREGAVPAERIGEVLGLDAESLRRK; this is encoded by the coding sequence ATGGCCAGCACAACGTATGACTGCCTCGCCGACGAGGGTCGAGCAGAAGGAATCGCAGCCGCCGTCGACGCCATCCGCGCCGGCCAGTGCGTCGTGCTGCCCACCGACACCGTCTACGGCATCGGCTGCGACGCCTTCAACAACGACGCTGTGGCCAAGCTACTGGCCACCAAGCGCCGGGGCCCCGACATGCCGGTTCCCGTGCTCGTCGGGTCGTGGAGCACCATCCAGGGGCTTGTCCGCGAGTTCTCCGACACCGCGAAGACGCTCGTGGAGGCCTTTTGGCCCGGCGGGCTGTCGATCGTGGTGCCCGAGGCGCCGTCGCTGCCGTGGAACCTCGGCGACACCCGCGGCACCGTGTTGCTGCGCATGCCGAACCAGCCGTTGGCCATCGAGCTGCTGCGCGAAGTCGGGCCGATGGCGGTGTCGTCCGCGAACCTGACCGGCCACGAGCCCCCGGTGACAACCTCGGCCGCCCGGCAGCAGTTCGGCAACGCCGTCCCCATCTACCTGGACGGGGGCAGGGCGACGGTGGGGGAGCCGTCGACCATCATCGACATCTCCGGACCGGCTCCCGTGATCCTGCGCGAGGGCGCAGTCCCCGCCGAGCGCATCGGTGAAGTCCTCGGACTTGACGCGGAGAGCTTGCGGAGGAAGTAG
- a CDS encoding MraY family glycosyltransferase, translated as MSGAGVPLRELGLVLLVAAAITYLSTGLVRSLLVRTGRVAEIRQRDVHTQPTPSLGGVAMFTGFGSAVFLAQQLPALTRGFAPVTPEMTAVVAGAFAIVVAGVIDDLYELGAMTKLIAQFFAATLMSLLGLVFTVFYLPGGGGTTLIFDQVQGVVVSSVFTVLLINAINFVDGIDGLAAGLGMIAGGAILLFSLTVLHDQGGAVSAYPPAIICAALVGICGGFLPHNFEPARIFMGDSGAMLIGLLLAAASISASGKINMSLYGAADFVALISPIVVVLAAVALPVLDLIWAVVRRTARGQSPFAADAGHIHHRLLRLGHTHRRTVLVLYLWVSAVAFGAVSFSIFPVTWAAGFTVVALVGAAALTAVPLVRGTIGPGAH; from the coding sequence ATGTCGGGAGCGGGTGTGCCGCTGCGCGAGCTGGGGCTGGTGCTGCTCGTCGCGGCCGCGATCACGTACCTCTCCACCGGCCTGGTGCGCTCACTGCTCGTGCGCACGGGGCGCGTGGCGGAGATCCGCCAGCGCGACGTGCACACCCAGCCCACGCCGTCGCTCGGCGGGGTCGCGATGTTCACCGGCTTCGGCTCCGCAGTCTTCCTGGCCCAGCAGCTGCCGGCGCTCACGCGCGGCTTCGCCCCCGTCACCCCGGAGATGACGGCGGTGGTGGCCGGCGCGTTCGCCATCGTCGTGGCGGGGGTGATCGATGACCTCTACGAGCTCGGCGCGATGACCAAGCTCATTGCCCAGTTCTTCGCGGCCACCCTCATGAGCCTGCTCGGCCTGGTGTTCACCGTGTTCTACCTGCCCGGCGGGGGAGGCACGACGCTCATCTTCGACCAGGTGCAGGGGGTGGTGGTCAGCTCGGTGTTCACGGTGCTGCTCATCAACGCGATCAACTTCGTCGACGGCATCGATGGCCTCGCCGCCGGGCTGGGGATGATTGCCGGAGGGGCGATTCTGCTGTTTTCCCTCACGGTCCTGCACGACCAGGGCGGGGCCGTTTCCGCCTACCCGCCCGCGATTATCTGCGCGGCGCTGGTGGGGATCTGCGGCGGCTTCTTGCCGCACAACTTCGAACCCGCCCGCATTTTCATGGGGGATTCCGGGGCGATGCTCATCGGGCTTCTGCTCGCGGCGGCCTCCATCTCCGCCTCCGGCAAGATCAACATGTCCCTCTACGGGGCGGCTGATTTCGTGGCGCTGATCAGCCCGATCGTCGTGGTGCTGGCGGCGGTCGCGCTCCCGGTGCTCGATCTCATCTGGGCGGTGGTGCGGCGCACCGCGCGCGGACAGAGCCCGTTCGCCGCCGACGCCGGGCACATCCACCACCGCCTGCTGCGGTTGGGGCACACGCACCGCCGCACCGTGCTCGTGCTCTACCTGTGGGTCTCCGCCGTCGCCTTCGGCGCGGTGAGTTTTTCCATCTTCCCCGTGACCTGGGCTGCCGGGTTCACCGTCGTGGCCCTCGTCGGGGCGGCGGCGCTCACGGCGGTGCCGCTGGTGAGAGGCACGATCGGACCCGGGGCGCACTAG
- a CDS encoding SDR family oxidoreductase, which produces MPAGTVAVIGAHGKVARLAIPRIAKQGIEVVGIIRNPDHASDVEADGATPVVFDIEAAEQSDIEGLLRSRGVDTLVWSAGAGGGDPKRTMAVDRDAAIRSMDAAVEAGVRHYVMVSFFGAGPNHGLSEDHALYTYAEAKSEADAHLENSVLSYTLLRPSTLNDDEGTGKVDVTSNSAEETSRGNVAAMIAAAVEHGPAGGAARLNRVFEFNDGETPVEDLFLS; this is translated from the coding sequence GTGCCCGCCGGCACTGTCGCTGTTATCGGCGCCCACGGCAAGGTCGCCCGTCTCGCCATCCCGAGGATCGCCAAGCAGGGCATCGAGGTTGTCGGCATCATCCGCAACCCCGACCACGCAAGCGACGTCGAGGCGGACGGCGCCACCCCGGTGGTGTTTGATATCGAGGCAGCCGAGCAGTCGGACATTGAGGGGCTGCTGCGCTCCCGCGGCGTCGACACGCTCGTGTGGTCCGCGGGTGCGGGCGGGGGCGACCCCAAGCGCACGATGGCGGTGGACCGCGACGCGGCGATCCGCTCCATGGATGCCGCCGTCGAGGCGGGTGTCCGCCATTACGTGATGGTCTCCTTCTTCGGCGCCGGCCCCAACCACGGATTGTCCGAGGACCACGCGCTCTACACCTACGCGGAGGCGAAGTCCGAGGCGGACGCCCACCTGGAGAATTCCGTGCTGAGCTACACGCTGCTGCGCCCCAGCACGTTGAACGATGACGAGGGCACGGGCAAGGTGGACGTTACGTCGAACTCCGCTGAGGAGACGAGCCGCGGCAACGTCGCCGCGATGATTGCTGCGGCCGTCGAGCATGGCCCCGCAGGTGGAGCCGCCCGGCTGAACAGGGTCTTCGAGTTTAACGACGGTGAGACTCCGGTCGAGGATCTGTTCCTCTCCTAA
- the atpB gene encoding F0F1 ATP synthase subunit A, producing MAEGFKGSFHAPSLGPEFFPGQTYGHMIGEDFANGWFALDRIMIVRLFVAAILVLLFVIAFRKPQLVPKGLQNFAEMGVDFVRVNIAEDTLGKKDGKRFLPVLATIFFTILFMNAATIIPGLNISPNARIGMPIVLAVVAYIAMIYAGVQRYGAKYFKHSLVIPNLPPLLHLLVVPIEFFSTFVLRPVTLALRLMANFLAGHIILVLLYSATNFFFWQLNAWTAVSGLTLIAALLFTLYELIIIFLQAYIFALLTAVYIELSLHADSH from the coding sequence TTGGCCGAGGGCTTTAAGGGGTCATTCCACGCGCCCTCACTTGGTCCAGAATTTTTCCCGGGGCAAACGTACGGCCACATGATTGGCGAGGACTTCGCCAACGGGTGGTTCGCACTCGATCGCATCATGATTGTCCGGCTCTTCGTCGCGGCGATCCTGGTGCTTCTCTTTGTTATTGCTTTTAGGAAGCCTCAGCTGGTTCCTAAGGGTTTGCAGAACTTCGCCGAGATGGGCGTGGACTTCGTGCGCGTCAACATCGCCGAAGACACACTGGGTAAGAAAGATGGGAAGCGTTTCCTTCCGGTCCTCGCCACCATCTTTTTCACGATTCTGTTCATGAACGCGGCCACAATCATCCCGGGGCTCAACATCTCGCCCAACGCCCGCATCGGCATGCCGATCGTGCTGGCGGTTGTCGCCTACATCGCGATGATCTACGCCGGAGTGCAGCGCTACGGCGCGAAGTACTTCAAGCACTCGCTCGTGATTCCCAACCTCCCTCCGCTGCTCCACCTCTTGGTGGTGCCGATCGAGTTCTTCTCGACGTTCGTTCTGCGTCCGGTCACGCTGGCTCTTCGTCTCATGGCGAACTTCCTGGCGGGCCACATCATCCTCGTCCTTCTGTACTCCGCTACCAACTTCTTCTTCTGGCAGCTGAACGCCTGGACGGCGGTGAGTGGCCTGACCCTGATCGCAGCGCTGCTCTTCACCCTGTACGAGTTGATTATCATCTTCCTGCAGGCGTACATCTTCGCTCTTTTGACCGCGGTGTACATCGAGCTTTCGCTGCACGCTGATTCGCACTAA
- a CDS encoding ATP synthase F0 subunit C, whose product MNEIILAQADTTTTFDGLQSIGYGIATIGPGIGIGMLVGKTVEGMARQPEMAGQLRTTMFLGIAFVEALALIGLVAGFLF is encoded by the coding sequence ATGAACGAGATCATCCTCGCCCAGGCCGATACCACCACCACCTTCGACGGCCTCCAGTCCATCGGCTACGGCATTGCCACCATCGGCCCGGGCATCGGCATCGGCATGCTCGTTGGCAAGACCGTAGAGGGCATGGCTCGCCAGCCCGAGATGGCCGGCCAGCTGCGCACCACCATGTTCCTGGGTATCGCCTTCGTCGAGGCACTCGCCCTGATCGGCCTCGTTGCCGGCTTCCTGTTCTAA
- a CDS encoding F0F1 ATP synthase subunit B: protein MTNVTIFNVAAEGALPLESEPSILLPPMYDVVWSLVVFVVVFLLFWKYVLPKFQEVLAEREDRIKGGIERAQVAQAEAKAALEKNNAELAEARAEAAEIREAARAKGKEIEAEARVNAEAESRRIIEAGEKQLLASREQVVSELRNEMGQNSITLAERLLGTELSDSTRRSSTIDDFLSTLDNVSTRK from the coding sequence ATGACAAACGTCACTATCTTTAACGTGGCAGCTGAAGGTGCTCTCCCGCTCGAATCCGAGCCGTCCATCCTTCTGCCTCCCATGTACGACGTGGTTTGGTCGTTGGTTGTCTTCGTCGTCGTTTTCCTGCTCTTCTGGAAGTACGTCCTTCCGAAGTTCCAGGAAGTGCTGGCGGAGCGCGAAGACCGAATCAAGGGCGGCATTGAGCGTGCTCAGGTTGCCCAGGCGGAAGCAAAGGCTGCCCTGGAGAAGAACAACGCAGAGCTCGCCGAGGCGCGCGCCGAGGCCGCCGAGATCCGCGAAGCTGCCCGCGCGAAGGGCAAGGAGATCGAGGCGGAGGCACGCGTCAACGCCGAGGCTGAGTCCCGCCGCATCATCGAGGCTGGAGAGAAGCAGCTGCTCGCCTCCCGCGAGCAGGTCGTGTCCGAGCTGCGCAACGAAATGGGCCAGAACTCGATCACTCTCGCCGAGCGCTTGCTCGGCACCGAGCTGTCGGATTCGACCCGTCGTTCCTCCACCATCGACGACTTCCTGTCCACTCTCGACAACGTTTCCACGAGGAAGTAG
- a CDS encoding F0F1 ATP synthase subunit delta yields the protein MKAASREAQEQVSGQLDELIRNSDNSVATAAQIGTELFLAVDQLDRERALRVAVADQSLDPAQREGIMNDVLGNKVAEPTKQVLAEAARHEWSSPRELRQGLVNLGRRALLNGAREQGQLEQVEEELFGLSVLLEREKELTQLLSDRTATADKKRGLLASVIYGKVTVFTEALALQVIGRPVSGPVDDLAAVATEVAELRGKTVARVATAEELNDSQRETLAGKLAQIYGREMAIHSEVDPSLLGGMVIRVGDEVIDGSTRGKITRMRADLAATTAY from the coding sequence ATGAAGGCAGCTAGTCGCGAAGCACAAGAGCAGGTCTCGGGTCAGCTCGACGAGTTGATCCGCAACTCCGACAATTCCGTCGCCACCGCCGCGCAGATCGGCACCGAGCTGTTCCTCGCAGTGGACCAGCTGGACCGGGAGCGCGCGTTGCGTGTCGCCGTTGCGGATCAGTCCCTCGACCCCGCCCAGCGCGAAGGCATCATGAACGACGTGCTCGGCAACAAGGTCGCCGAGCCGACGAAGCAGGTGCTGGCGGAAGCGGCGCGCCACGAGTGGTCCTCCCCGCGCGAACTGCGCCAGGGGCTGGTCAATCTCGGGCGCCGCGCGCTGCTCAACGGCGCGCGGGAGCAAGGGCAGCTGGAGCAGGTCGAAGAAGAGCTCTTCGGCCTGTCCGTGCTGCTGGAGCGCGAGAAAGAGCTGACCCAGCTACTGTCCGACCGCACCGCAACCGCGGACAAGAAGCGCGGGCTGCTGGCTAGCGTGATTTACGGCAAGGTGACGGTGTTCACCGAGGCCTTGGCTTTGCAGGTGATCGGCCGGCCGGTGTCCGGCCCCGTTGACGACCTCGCCGCCGTCGCCACCGAGGTGGCGGAGCTGCGGGGCAAGACGGTCGCGCGCGTCGCAACCGCTGAGGAGCTCAACGACTCTCAGCGCGAGACGCTCGCCGGGAAGCTTGCACAGATTTACGGTCGTGAGATGGCCATCCACTCTGAGGTTGACCCCAGCCTCCTCGGCGGAATGGTTATCCGGGTCGGCGACGAGGTCATCGACGGTTCCACGCGCGGTAAGATCACGCGCATGCGGGCCGACCTCGCCGCCACGACGGCCTACTAG
- the atpA gene encoding F0F1 ATP synthase subunit alpha codes for MLEQSTESRKNMAELTISSDEIRSAIANYTSSYSAEASREEVGVVTSAADGIAQVSGLPGCMTNELLEFPNGVIGVAQNLETDSIGVVVLGNFETLTEGDQVKRTGEVLSIPVGENFLGRVINPLGQPIDGLGPIESDEERALELQAAGVLDRQPVEEPMATGMKAIDAMTPIGRGQRQLIIGDRKTGKTAVCIDTILNQKAFWETGDPSKQVRCIYVAIGQKGSTIAGVRRTLEEYGALEYTTIVAAPASDSAGFKWLAPFSAAALGQHWMYQGKHVLVIYDDLTKQAEAYRAISLLLRRPPGREAYPGDVFYLHSRLLERAAKLNDELGAGSLTALPIIETKANDVSAFIPTNVISITDGQVFLQSDLFNQGVRPAIDVGISVSRVGGAAQTKGMKKVAGSLRLDLAAYRDLEAFAAFASDLDSASKRQLERGQRLVELLKQAENAPQSVEFQIISIWLANEGVFDVVPVEDVRRYEAELHEHIRATAPEVYEQIAGGAALDDTSKETLLRVNQDFARGFQTTAGERVVREPEPDPLDASEVKKHTLNVNRSK; via the coding sequence ATGCTGGAACAATCTACCGAGAGCAGGAAGAACATGGCGGAGCTGACGATCTCCTCCGATGAGATCCGTAGCGCGATAGCGAACTACACCTCGAGCTACTCTGCGGAGGCCTCCCGTGAGGAGGTCGGCGTGGTGACTTCGGCCGCAGACGGCATTGCCCAGGTTTCCGGGCTGCCGGGCTGCATGACGAATGAGCTGCTCGAGTTCCCCAACGGTGTCATCGGCGTTGCACAGAACCTTGAGACCGACTCCATTGGCGTCGTGGTCCTGGGCAATTTCGAAACCCTCACCGAGGGTGACCAAGTCAAAAGGACCGGAGAGGTCCTGTCCATCCCGGTCGGGGAGAACTTCCTCGGCCGAGTCATCAACCCTCTGGGCCAGCCGATCGACGGCCTCGGCCCGATCGAGTCCGACGAGGAGCGCGCGCTGGAGCTCCAGGCCGCCGGCGTTCTCGACCGCCAGCCGGTCGAGGAGCCCATGGCCACCGGCATGAAGGCGATCGACGCCATGACGCCGATCGGCCGCGGCCAGCGCCAGCTCATCATCGGCGACCGCAAGACCGGCAAGACCGCGGTCTGCATCGACACCATCCTCAACCAGAAGGCTTTCTGGGAGACCGGTGACCCGTCGAAGCAGGTGCGTTGCATCTACGTCGCCATCGGCCAGAAGGGCTCGACCATCGCAGGCGTGCGCCGCACCCTTGAGGAGTACGGCGCACTGGAGTACACCACGATCGTCGCCGCACCGGCGTCTGATTCCGCCGGCTTCAAGTGGCTGGCACCGTTCTCCGCCGCCGCGCTGGGCCAGCACTGGATGTACCAGGGCAAGCACGTCCTGGTCATCTACGATGATCTGACCAAACAGGCTGAGGCCTACCGCGCGATTTCGCTGCTCCTGCGCCGCCCACCGGGCCGCGAGGCGTACCCGGGCGACGTGTTCTACCTCCACTCCCGCCTGCTGGAGCGCGCCGCCAAGCTTAACGACGAGCTGGGCGCCGGTTCCCTGACCGCGCTGCCGATCATCGAGACGAAGGCGAACGACGTGTCCGCCTTCATTCCGACGAACGTCATCTCGATCACCGACGGCCAGGTCTTCCTGCAGTCCGACCTGTTCAACCAGGGTGTCCGCCCGGCGATTGACGTCGGTATCTCCGTGTCCCGCGTCGGTGGCGCCGCCCAGACCAAGGGCATGAAGAAGGTTGCGGGCTCCCTGCGTCTCGACCTGGCCGCGTACCGCGACCTCGAGGCCTTCGCCGCGTTCGCTTCCGACCTGGACTCCGCCTCGAAGCGCCAGCTCGAGCGCGGCCAGCGTCTGGTGGAGCTGCTCAAGCAGGCCGAGAACGCCCCGCAGTCGGTGGAGTTCCAGATCATCTCGATCTGGCTCGCCAACGAGGGTGTCTTCGACGTCGTTCCCGTCGAGGACGTCCGCCGTTACGAGGCCGAGCTCCACGAGCACATCCGTGCCACCGCCCCGGAGGTCTACGAGCAGATCGCCGGCGGCGCCGCACTCGATGACACCTCCAAGGAGACCCTGCTGCGCGTCAACCAGGACTTCGCCCGCGGGTTCCAGACCACCGCAGGCGAGCGCGTCGTGCGCGAACCGGAGCCCGACCCGCTCGACGCCTCGGAAGTTAAGAAGCACACGCTCAACGTCAACCGCTCCAAGTAG
- a CDS encoding F0F1 ATP synthase subunit gamma codes for MATLRELRDRIRSVNSTKKITKAQELIATSQITKAQQRVEAAKPYADEMQKVMERLAAASSLDHPMLHERENGRVAAILVVTSDRGMAGGYNHNVLKKAGELERMLEDAGYEVVRFVTGGKGVTHYRFRSQDIGGAWTGWSQNPSWESTHDVRTHIVNGFLAGSAGTVKWREGVNAPEGEAVRGFDQVHVVYTEFVSMLSQEARVHQLLPIEPVLEEYTYEQEDMLSNSGEVGPDMEFEPDPDTLMERLLPAYVSRILYSFFLEASASESASRRTAMKNATDNATDLANTLSREANQARQAQITQEITEIIGGAGALADSGESD; via the coding sequence ATGGCAACACTTCGCGAATTGCGTGACCGCATCAGGTCCGTCAACTCCACGAAGAAGATCACCAAGGCCCAGGAACTGATCGCGACATCGCAGATCACCAAGGCCCAGCAGCGCGTCGAGGCGGCCAAGCCGTACGCCGACGAGATGCAGAAGGTCATGGAGCGCCTCGCGGCCGCGAGCTCCCTCGACCACCCCATGCTCCACGAGCGTGAGAACGGTCGGGTCGCGGCGATCCTCGTGGTCACCTCTGACCGCGGTATGGCTGGCGGCTACAACCACAACGTTTTGAAGAAGGCCGGCGAGCTCGAGCGCATGCTCGAGGACGCGGGCTACGAGGTGGTTCGCTTCGTCACTGGCGGCAAGGGCGTGACGCATTACCGGTTCCGCTCCCAGGACATCGGCGGGGCGTGGACCGGCTGGTCCCAGAACCCCTCGTGGGAGTCCACCCACGACGTGCGCACCCACATTGTCAACGGCTTCCTCGCGGGTTCCGCGGGGACGGTCAAGTGGCGCGAGGGCGTCAACGCTCCGGAGGGCGAAGCCGTGCGCGGTTTCGACCAGGTGCACGTGGTGTACACCGAATTCGTCTCCATGCTGTCGCAGGAGGCGAGGGTGCACCAGCTGCTTCCGATCGAGCCGGTGCTGGAGGAGTACACCTACGAGCAGGAGGACATGCTGTCGAACTCCGGTGAGGTCGGACCCGACATGGAGTTCGAGCCGGACCCGGACACGCTCATGGAGAGGCTGCTTCCGGCGTACGTCTCCAGGATCTTGTACTCGTTCTTCCTCGAGGCCTCGGCGTCGGAGTCCGCTTCGCGCCGCACCGCCATGAAGAACGCAACCGATAACGCGACGGACCTTGCCAACACCCTGTCCCGTGAGGCTAACCAAGCCCGTCAGGCACAAATCACCCAGGAAATCACCGAGATTATCGGCGGCGCCGGCGCGCTGGCCGATAGTGGAGAAAGTGACTAA